CTCCTGATGGGTATCTAACCTCTCCTTTGCGCATGCTTTCGCCGAATGTCTATGAAGGAGAAATAGAAATACTAAATATCCCCGAGTACTTCTTGGGTTTTCATTTACCTCAGCACTGCTTACATCTCAATCTAAAAAGCTCACTGGCACAGTTAGGCGTAGATGCCAAGATCAAAGAAGCTGAGCTCAGTAAAGAATGCTCCCGAGCCCGTCTATTACTACAAATTAGCAGTCACGATCCCGTAGCCTCCGTTATGCTTACCCTATTAGAACCTGGAGATTACATTGCGAAATTATTTTCTTCTGATGATCGTAGACTAGTGCGCTCTCCACAATACCTAGAGAGAATGCTGAAACATACGGATAAATCAGGCATGCCTTTATTATGTTTTGGCAAAAAATTAGAACACCTAATTTCTTTAGACGTTATCGATGATCGTCTTGTCGTCTCTCTTCCTACCCTTCCTGGAGTGATTCACTATGATCATAAAATTTACGGCCTACTACCTCTAATAGGAAAAGCATTAGGTCAACCCAATATGAGAATAAGAAATTTCCTTTCTCTGTACCAACATAAAGTGGATCGTGAAAAATTACCCCTGCGTGACCGTATACTACTTATAAAAACTGAACCGTTGCATATTCGCACGGTGTTTGCTCGCGTTGTAGACTCTCTTCTTCCTGAAGGAGTAAAACATACTGCAGCAAATATTTTAGAACCCACGACACAAGAGTCTGGAGATATTTACGAGTTTTATGGAACAAGTTCTGTCCCTGTAGAAACAATTCCTTTAGAATTTTTCACTATTGAGCCCTATAAAGAACACTCTTTTTTCTGTTATCGTGATCTACTAAAATCCTCTCTAGAATCTGAACCATGTATTTTTGACATTTTTGAAACTACACCAGGCACCCAAGAAAAAGCCGCAACCTTCATCTCTAAAGGTAGTGAAATTTCAGAACTATCACAAAATTCTTGGTTAGTCGGTTCTGCGAAATCCTTGTATGATAAAACAGAACCCTATCCTACAAATCTGCAAGAATACATAGAAGAACAACCCTGCTTTCCTTTCCTCCAAGCTATGGAAACAGGACACATCACAAGTCAAGGAGTACTTTTCTCCAGATACTTTCCTTCTGCCTGTCTCAAAGGTATGTTACTTTCTTACCATGTAAATTATTATCTAAAGCAAATCTATTTCCAAATACCCTCCTATACCTATGGAGAATATTTCTCTGAACATGACCGTTCATTACTTATGGACTTATACTTTGCAGGGATCTCTACATTCTGGGTAGATAAAGTCTCTAAACGCGTTTTACAATATGTAAAACGTGGTGGGAAAGATTCAGGAATGTTTGTTCCTACTCAACGTGTTCAAGAGTTTCGTTCTGCCTATTTTATTGGTATTCATGGCTCTTGTATCGTTTCAGAAGGTTATAAAGAAGATCTCCGTGCATTTTTAAAAGGAATACACGATCTTACCCAGGCTCTGCCTATTCCTGGATTCCCTCCAAAAACTCCCTTAGCAATTATGACGGGAGGCGGCCCAGGAGCTATGGCCATAGGGAATGAAGTCGCTACAGAACTAAATCTTCTCTCTTGTGGTAATACTGTAGATTTTGAGCAATCTCCAGGAGCACACCAAGCTGCAAATCCTTATACACAAGCAAAAATGACCTACCGGCTCTCTTCTTTAATCCAACGTCAAGAACACTTTCATGTAGACCTTGCTCTATTTGTTACCGGAGGCATGGGAACAGACTTTGAATTTTCTCTTGAACTCATCAGTATAAAAACAGGAAAGAAACCTCCTGTTCCTATATTCCTAATCGGGCCGGCATCCTATTGGAGAGAAAAGGTTACCCCTGCATATCAAAGCAACTGCAAAGCAGGAACAAATCGCGGTTCAGAATGGGTAAGTAATTGCATATTCTGTATTTCTACTCCTCAGGCGGGAATCGAGATTTTCAGAAGATATCTCAATAATACATTACCTATAGGACCGGAATACCCTCCCTATCCTGATGGATTCTTAGAGGTGTGATTTAGAAGCCGTAGGTTAAGCGAAAGCCGTAGTAATTACACGGCTCTCGCACAAATTGACCTTCTTTAGAAAATCCCTGGTGGTACTCAACAAACGCACGGATTTTCCTGCCTACATCACGAAATTTTGACCATTCCATACCTAAAATATAGGTTTGATCTATACCAAAACGCTGCTCTTCCCAAAAACGAAAGTGCATAGCAAAAATAGGTTGTGCGTGTAAATTTCCTTCTCGCAATCCAAAAGGACGTAATTCTGCTCCTGCCTCTATGTATAAAGGGCGCTCAGGAAATGTCAGATCTCGACTGATAATATAGCCTAGACCTCCATAAAGACGCAGCTGCGCATTATAGCGTAAAGAAGCAAAGAAATCGATTCCCTCATCACTAAGATTAAATCTTGGAAAATTCGGATGAGCCAAAAGAAACTCGTCCCCTAAATGTGAGGAAAGATGCCAAAGGCGCAAACGGAAACTCCATTTATCTACAGCAAATCCTAGTAGACCCGCGACGAAAAAGTCAGAGTTTACCATGCACGAATCAGGATGATCTAAATCAAAAACAGAAAAGACACCACCTTGAAGACCAATATCTAAATCCCCATGAAATCTAGAAATATCGAAAAGACGTAGGAGAATAAAATCCCCACCAAAAATAGCAGAACCCACGCGATTTCCGATGACCTTCTCGTTAAAACGAATTCCGGCGCTATTTGTTACCTGACGGGGATCAGCAATTAACGGAGCGAAAAGTATAGTATTTTGCGGCAACCACACGCCCTCTTTACCACAGACAATCTCCGTTCCTAAAGCTTTCTGCTTTGGCAATACAGGACAACCCTCTCTATAACGATTGTAACATTCTTGATATGAACTATCACAAATCTCGACAGCAGTGATGCAGGGTAAATCTTTAATGAAATCTACAATCGCATTGGAAAGGACTGTATCCACAGGAAGGGAAAATACATAAGCAACGTTATCTTCAACAACTACCTGAGTACAGCTATCTAAAAAATGCATATCTACGAGAGCTTGTACATACCCCGTAAGATAACAGCCATTTCCAGATTCTTGGATATTTTCTGGTAACTGATCTGAGCGAGTAACAGCTTTTCTAAAACTCTCACAATCAGGACAACGTGCAGCTTCTTGAGCTACAGTAGTTAAACAAGATGAAAAATAGCAAATAAATACTACGCTGCATAAACAGCAGCTATAACGTAACAGTCTTCCCATGGTATCCACAATCTATAGAAAGAGCTGATTTATTTAGCAACAATCGAACGTAGATTCAAAAAAATCTATCTTATCAAATCGATCTCAAAAATATCCTGAAAGGAATATGTAACTCATAACCAAAGACTCGGCAAGAACAAGAAAAAATAAGACAAAAGAAACAAAAGCTGCATATTTTGAGAGCTAAAACTTCTCTTATGAAGAAGATAAACACAAAAATAATTCTTTTAACAAAGAGGAATTAAATTAATTAAAGTTAAAAAACAGCACGACAAAAATATAAGAATATTTATAAGGAAAAGAACGAGTTTGGAATACTTAAATCACAGGAACAGCCCGCCTGTGACTCCTCTATCACTCCTAAGCTTGTGATTCTAAACGTAAATTTAGCATCACGAAAAAAAAGAAAACTTTCCCTTTCCCATCCAGTTACTCCAGTTAACTGGGTGGGATTTTTATATAAAAAAAGCCACATCCCAATATTTTTAAGATGCAGCTTTTCTACAAAACGAAAATCTAATCAAACGTCAGAGCGTCTATTGTTCAAGAGGCTTGCCTTCTTGATCTGCCCAGCGGATTCCACCCTTACCACCTGTTTTAGGCCCTCCAGATTGTTTAAGAATCCCCTTACTTTTCTGCTCTCGTATGCGCTCAGATTTTCTTGTTCCCTCGGCTTTAGGAGCATCTCCACCGGAAGCCTTAGCTTTGGGGAATATAAACTTTTCAGAACTCACTTTGGTTAAATCCGGGCTAAACTTATACCCCTCATTTTTACCATCTGTTTTTGCCTTTTGTTGTAAACGTGCGGATTTCCTTGTTCCCTCAGCTTTAGAAGGACTAGATTTTCCAATTGGTACTTTAGCTCTAGGGATTGCTACTGGTTTCTTATTCCCTTTTATAGCACCCAAATCTGGGCTAAAACTAGATGAACCTTCATCTATTTTAACTTCAGGTCTAGGAATTTTGAAAGGTTTGCCCAAAGGCTCAGGCGTATACATATCTTGCTTTCTCTTACCTCCAGGAACTAGTTTCCCAACCCTAGCTTTTGCTTCTTTAGCAAGATTTCTCATTTTTATTTGTTCTGGAGTTTTCTTCTCCTTTTTACCACCAAGCTTTTCTTGAATCTTGCTCTTTACTTGCCTTGCAGTGGCAGCTATTTTTCTTCCAGCTCCACTTACGGCACCCCCTACGGCAGATCCCGCTCTTTCCCCAGTTTCTTTAATTTTCTGACCCAATCCTAACACCTTAGCAGCAGCTTCATGAGCTTTCTTCCCACCCGTTCTGCCTATTCTAGATTCGAGATATCCCGAAGCACCTCGCACACCTTTTTGTCCACGAATCGCACCTCTTCTTGTGAATCTTGAACCTCCCCCTACGCCACGAAGAGGATCGTCTTTATTATCTTCGGGGCCACGAGATGGTCCTGCAGCAGAACTTCCGTAAGGGTTAATTGGATTCATAATTAAACCTAAAAAAATCTTTTTAATATTTAATTAAATTATAAAACTTATTTTGAAAATAAGAACCAATTAAAATGCTAAAAACAATGTATTTAATAATAAATTAAGGAATCTTAATGATTTTTCAGAGGGAACGACTTACATTTCTCTAGTGGATCTTAGATAACGAAGAACGTTTGTTTTAGAAAAAACAGAAAGGTATATGAAAAAAGCAGAGCCTTTTTTAAGATGTCTGACATATACCACAGATAACGAAAAAACGCGATGCGAAGAAATAGTAACTTTTCACAATTAGAAACCAACTATCTTTTCTCTGGTATTCGTCAAAAAATCCGTACTTTTCGTGAAGAATTTCCAGAAGCTTCTATTATCGATCTATCTATAGGGGATACCACTCAACCACTACATACGTCAGTCATTGATATCTTTACAAAATCTGTACAGAAATTAGGGAATCCGAAAACCTACCGCGGTTATGGTCCTGAGTTAGGCCTGCCAGCTTTAAGAGAGAAACTCTCTGAGGTTTTCTATAACGGGAAAATTTCTCCCGAAGAGATTTTTATCTCAGACGGAGCAAAAATGGATATTTTCCGTCTACTATCCCTATTCGGTCCTGAGAAAACTGTAGCCATCCAAGACCCTTCCTATCCTGCATATATAGATACAGCACTTCTTGCAGGAGCTAAAAAGATTGTTAAACTTCCCTGTACAAAAGCAACTAATTTCTTTCCTGTGATTCCTCAAGAAGAAGTCATAGATATTTTCTGTTTATGTTCTCCTAACAATCCTACAGGCACTGTATTAACTAAAGAGCAACTGAAAGAACTTATTGCCTATGCTAACTCTAATAGAAGTATAATTCTATTTGATGCTGCCTACAGCGCATTTATCTCTGATCCCTCCCTACCAAAAAGTATCTTTGAAATTCCTGAAGCACGCTCTTGTGCTATAGAAATTAATTCTTTCTCTAAGTCTTTAGGATTTTCAGGAGTACGTTTAGGATGGAATGTAGTCCCCAAAGATCTTCAATACAGCGATGGTCTTTCTGTAATTCGTGATTGGGAACGTTTCCTATATACAACATTCAATGGAGCTTCTTTACCTGTTCAAGAAGCCGCAGTTGCCGGAGTTTCTTTATTTCCAAATTTAGAAACTATCGCGCATTATCGCCATAATAGTTCACTTTTGCGCGAGGCTCTAAAAAAAGCTGAATTTTCTGTATACGGTGGCGAGCACGCTCCCTACCTTTGGGTTGAAGTCCCCGATATTATTCCTGACGAAGATTTTTTTGACTTTTTCTTACACCAGTATCATATTGCCATCACTCCTGGTAAAGGATTTGGCGCGTGCGGAAAAGGTTTTGTTCGCTTTTCTTCTTTAGGAAAAACAGAAGATATTGTTGCAGCTTGCCAACGGTTAACTCTAACATCTGTATATGATAGAATGGTGTTGTCACTATGATTCTTCGTAAAATTGCTCAATATACTTTCTTTCTTTCTATTGTCTGTTCTTTTATTTCTGTAGTTGTTTCTTCACCAAACCCAGAACAAGGATCTCCTAAAGTCGCTGTATTCTTATCTTTTTCCCATTCAATACTCGAAGATTGTAGTCAAAGCTGCATAGATGTTTTAAAAACATTAGAAAATTCTCCAGAAGTTCTTGTTGTGAACGCTGAAGATAGCGTTGTTAAAGCGAGGAAACTCGCTCGCACGTTACATAGTGATCAAGATGTTGTAGCTATTGTCACCCTAGGTTCTATAGCAACAAAAATTATGAGCCAAATCGAAACAAAAAAACCGATTATCTATGCTGCCGTTCCTGAAGGAGAAACATTGACTTTCCCTAAAAAGCAAACAAATATCTACGGTGTTAATGATACTCTAGATATCAATCAATGCTGTTTTGCTATACAAGCAGTAAGAACAAATGCCGAATCTTTAATCTATATAAAACCTGCTGAACCCTTTCCCTCAGCATTGCAAAAAGAAATTGAGAAGAAACTCCATGCATCAGGAATCGCTGTTACAGAAATTACTGTAACACCTGCAAATTTTAAAACACGTATCCAACAGGCTATCGACAAACATCCTTCTGCTATCTTTATTCCTTTTTCCTCTTTAGCACATAAACAAAGAACGACATTTATCGAAGATATCCTTAAAGAAAAAATCCCCGTAATTACCGATGATTTTTCTTTAGTAGCTGAAGGAGCATGCGTTGCTTGTGGTGTCGATTTTAAAAAATCTGGGAAACAAGCAGCCCAAATGGTGTATCATTTACTCAATAGACACCAAGATATCGAGGGATTACGTAAAATCATCGCTGAACCGCTACCACAAACAACAACATTCAACGAAGATGTTATCCGCCGTCTAGGTTTAAAAATCAACAGAGCCGAACGCAAGCAATTCCGTTCTATTATCTTTAAAGATAATAGAGATAAGAAAGCCGCTGTAAAAAGTGATAAGCCAGAGGCTGAAAAAACTTGTAGTCCAGCTTAAAATCTACATTCTCGCCAACTAGAGACTATAGACTCCGTAGCCTTGGGTAATAGAAGTCGCTTTTTCCTGGAGGTCTCCCCTGAAATCAACGTAACATCACGTTTAGGAAGAGATAAAGTTTTGGCTAACAAAGCAATCACTGCTTCGTTAGCCTTTCCTTTTTCTGGAGCTTCGGTGACACGTATTTTCAATACTTCACCTTCAAATCCGACGATTTTATTTTCTTTAGATTTTGGGGTAACTTTTACCTCCAAAATCCAATATTCCTCATTCAAGGATTACTCCTGGGATATTGTAAGATAACCATCAGTTTCACTTGCCCATGCCGCTAAAGAATGTAGACATACTCTAGGAGCCCAATCGTGCTTCAGAATTGCTTGCGCAAATCCAGGGCCAGAAATATCGTATTTTTCCTTATCAAAATGCTTAGTTACCCGAGAACGATCTAAATGGATAAAAGGTTGGCTACTTACAAATAAAATGCGCTCAGAACCATCTCCATGATACGCACGAAGAATTTTTAATGTATCATGACGCGTTCCATACTTTTGACCCTCTGCAGGTTCAGCAACTAGAAATTCTACATCAACACCGCCAGAAGTATCTCTCCACGCAGTAGGAACTACCATCTGCATCCAAACAAACCTAGCGATTTCGTCTTCCGAAGAAGGAAGTTTGTGCTCTCCAGGATTCCAATTTTCTTCTATAGGAAATGGATTATGACGGTTGTCATAAAATTGATCAGGGTTTTCAACCTTGGCATAACGCTCTCTTCTTCCTGATAGGAAAATAATCTTTTTAAAACGTACACCACGATTCCATTCACGAATGAGGAAATCTAAACGCTGACGAATGGTCGCAAGTGTACCACCAAAGACTACAGCGCTTCCATAAGTAGCTGCATAAGCAGGAACTACCTGCGTCATTCTCAATAAAGAAAGATCATTATAAAAAGCATGATCGTCCTTTATTGGCAAAGAATCAAAATCAGCAGCCATACGCTGCTCCCGAGTTAATAATAAAGGCTTTGTTACCTCTACTAATTCCTCAGGGGTCTCTACCTCAGGCAAATCACAAAGTTCTAGAAGATGACTTACAATAGGAAGATACTTTTTAGGAGAACAGGAAGTATTTCTATCTGCAAAGGGACAACAGCCCGTAATTAGCAGAAACATCATCCCCAAACACACTGGTAATGAGCGTTTTCTTTTGATATTCATAAATAAAGGTGTCCTAAACAATCCGTAGTAACAAGAGTGAACATACTAGAGCATTTTAAAAAAGACAACACTCAAACGGACAGTAAGAAGCTTTCTTTACTTATATAATCTTAAGAATCATCCTCAGAGGCTTTCTTGTCCTTCCCATCTTGATTATCAACATCTTGAGTTTCTATAGTGTTATCTTCAGGACGACGTATCGTATCCTCATCAGATAAATCTCCCCTTCCAGAAACCGAAGTTCTTACCGAAGCTGTATTTTGACGTTCCGAAGTAGTTCCTGATGTAGAGGCAAAAGGATTTTCAAATCTAGGATTTTTCTCATTCTTATCTGCAGAAGGAAACTGCAGTTTGCTACGAATCTTTTTCACTATCCAGAATAAGAAAAATAGCATTTTGTCATACAGAGTGTGAAACATCTGTACTAAGGTATTCCATAATGTCTTTAACTTATTGACAAAAGCTTGACAGCAAGAAACTGTTGCTGCTGCTTCCTCCGGTGATTCTGTAGCTGATCGGATGAACTCTTCCTCTGTAGGAATATGCATCTCTTCTAAAAGAAGACGCACATTTTGAATCTCTTGAGATATTTTAGGAATAGCACCTCTAGAGTCAATTTTCCAACCTTCCTCACCTAAACGCAATCCAATGTGATTTAGGTTTGAAATAATTTCCTCATAGCGTCTTCCAAAAGCAGTCTTTAAATCCTCCATAGACATGCTCATTATCTCATGATGCGTATCCCCCAAAGCAGACACCAGACGCACTGCTGTACTTTCCAATGCATTTATACGACCGTTTAACGAGGCCACTCCACGACGCAAATCAAGAAATTGTTCTTCGAGATCACTATCTTGGATAGATTTTCTAGATGATTGTCCTGCAGCACCAAGTTTCGTCTTCTGAAAATCCTCAATCCTTCTTTTCAAGTTATCAACTAAAGTCTTAGTTTCTTCGACGCCATCAAATAAAGCATCTGAAAACAGATCAACCTTACCGAAAAGTTCTTCTTCTTTTTTATGAAGATCACTCACAATTTCTTCGGTGATACCCGCCGCTTCCGCTGATAATGGGGATAAACTAGAGGGCATCCCAACAACGATCACCGAGTTGGCTATATCTTGAATATCAGCAATTGCAGCATCTATGTTCGCCACCTCCCCAGCAGATAAAACCTCAACACTCAATCCTGTTTCAGTAACACCACCAGCTGCGCCTTCCTGATCTTGAGAAGAGCTATCTGTATTATCCACATTATCCAAATGGGCGTTTGGATCCTCTGGAATAGGATTAGGATTTTGACCAGAACTTCCACTTACTGATGACATAAGATTACCGAATAAAAAAATAAAAAAATCTTCTTTTCAACTAATTATATTTATATCTAATTGGATATTTATTTTTTAAAAACAAAAGAGGAATGTAAATAATATTAACTAAAAACAATCATTTGTAGTTAATACTAGCAATTGATCAAGAAAAGCTGCTGTGTTAAGATTTATCGATTCGTAAAGACTTCTATATTTCGATACAGAAAAAGAATATCTATTTCAGTGTCTACTAGTTAAAAATCAAAGATCTGTGATTGCTACCTTATGAAAACTTCCCAGCTTTTTTACAAAACTTCTAAAAATGCAAATAAAGAAGCCGCTGTTTTATCTTATGAGCTTCTAGAAAAAGCTGGATATATTTTCAAAACGGCAAAAGGAATCTATACCTATACTCCATTATTTTGGCGTGTAGCTCTTAAGATGATGGATATTATTCGCGAAGAGTTAAATGCCATTGGAGGTCAAGAACTTGTGCTTCCCATTCTTCATCCTGCAGAACTCTGGCAAAAGACAGGGCGTTGGGAAGCGTTCCGCTCTGAAGGCCTGCTCTATACTCTAAAGGATAGAGAGGATAAAGAACTCTGCCTTGCTCCTACTCATGAAGAAGTCGTTTCCATGTTTGTCTCTCAATGGCTATCAGGAAGAAAACAATTGCCTATCCATCTGTATCAAATCGCAACAAAATTCCGAGACGAAATCCGACCAAGATTCGGATTGATGCGCGCTAGAGAATTCCTAATGGAGGACAGCTATACATTCTCAGATTCTCCGGAACAGATGAATGAGCAATACGCCAAGCTTAGACAAGCCTATCAAAATATATTCGATAGATTGGAAATCAAATATGTTATTGTAGAGGCGGATGGAGGAAAGATTGGCAAGGGGAAATCCGAGGAATTCCATGTTCTCTGTTCCCTAGGAGAAGATACTATTTGTGTGAGTGGTGCTTACGGTGCGAATATTGAAGCTGCGGTTTCACAACCTCAACAATATACGTATGATAAAGAACATCTCCCTATAGAAGAAGTAATCACGCCTGATGTACGAACAATAGAAAATCTCCAGGACTTCTTCTCCCTTCCCCCTCATAAAATCATTAAAACTCTAGTGGTTAAGCTCTCATATGGAGAAAAAGACAAGTTTGCTGCTATAGGCATCCGAGGAGATCGTCAGCTCAATCTGACTAAAATACGCTCTAAACTTAATGCTGATGAGTGCATCCTAGCTTCAGATGAGGAAATTCAAAAACATCTAGGCACAGAAAAAGGCTTTATCGGTCCTTTAAACTGTCCTATCGAATTTTATGCTGATGAAACCACACGCTGTATGACAAACTTTGTCTGTGCAGGGAACACTAAAGATAAACATTACAAAAACGTAAACTGGGATCGAGATATTCCCCGACCTGAATATGCGGATTTCCTTCTTGCTGAGGCGGGAGATCTTTGCCCAGCAAATGGCAATTCTCCCTATGAAATCTTTGAAGGTGTAGAAGTTGCGCATATTTTTAATCTAGGTACACGCTATACAGAATGTTTCGAAGTAGGCTTCCAAAATGAACAGGGTGAACAACAAACCTGTTGGATGGGAACCTATGGCATTGGCATTGGCAGAACCTTAGCTGCTTGTATAGAACAACTTGCCGATGATCGTGGCATCGTCTGGCCTAAAGCGATTGCTCCTTTTGATATCGCTATTCTTTACAATGGTGGTGACTCTGCATCTCAAGAAGCTGCTGAAAAAATCTATAAAGATCTCCAAAATTATGGTTATGCTCCTCTATTAGATGATCGCAATGAAAGACTTGGATTTAAATTAAAGGATAGCGATCTTATTGGAATTCCGTACAAGCTTATTCTAGGCAAAACTTTCCAAAGCTCTGGGATACTTGAAATAGAATCTCGATCCAAAGAAAAGTTTTCCGTAGAACCAAAAGATTTTTTCAACTGGTGTGAGAATTATTTTCCAAAACCCCGTGGTTTCTCCCCCATTTCCTAGAGATAGATTAGCATTCTTTGGAATCGAGTGCTAAATAACCTTGACCTCAGGAGACCGTTTTCCTATAATAGTCACCAGCGAATAGATTACTTATATTGGAAAACTGACATGTCCAGGTCGTGGATCTCAAAACGAGAGTCTAAGGTTCTTTACATACTCTTAACAACAACAGAACTGTATTTAAAAACAGGTCAGCCTGTTGGGTCAAAAACTCTGAAGGAATATGAATCTTCCAATCTAAGTACGGCAACTATTCGTAATTATTTTTCGGAGTTAGAGGCAGAAGGATTTCTAAAAAAGAATCACATCTCCGGGGGTAGGATCCCCACGGATCTAGCTTTTCGTTATTATGTGGACCACTGCGCAGACTTTTCTCAGGAAGAATTACCCGAATCTACAATAAATCTGTTAAATCAATTGCCCGAAGAAAGCCAAAATATCGTCAAAGATTTACAAAAGGCATCAGAACTCTTAGGAGAAGCGCTACAACTGCCTACATGTTTTTCCTCTCCGCGATTTGAAAATGACTCCGTAACTAATATCCAACTTTCTTTGGTGGATGAACAACGCGCTGTTGTCATTCTATCCACAGAATTCGGTCAGGTATTTACAGACACCCTATGGCTATCAGAAACATCAAATCCAGCTTCTTTAAAACGTATCGAAACCTTTCTTCAAAGTTATGTCCGTAAGCAATCCCCAACCGAGATTCTTTCACAAAAAGAAGAAGATCTAGGGATGACTCTATATAACGAAGTCGTAGTACGTTATCTCACCCGTTATTGTAATTTCAGTGAGGAAGATTTATATCAAACAGGATTATCAAAACTCTTAAGATATGAGTCTTTTAAAGATCCCGATATGCTAGCTCTAGGATTATCATTTTTTGAAAACCGACGCCATATGTGTAAACTTTTAGATATTGGTATGCACAGAGACCGACCCAC
This DNA window, taken from Chlamydia sp. 04-14, encodes the following:
- the hrcA gene encoding heat-inducible transcriptional repressor HrcA, yielding MSRSWISKRESKVLYILLTTTELYLKTGQPVGSKTLKEYESSNLSTATIRNYFSELEAEGFLKKNHISGGRIPTDLAFRYYVDHCADFSQEELPESTINLLNQLPEESQNIVKDLQKASELLGEALQLPTCFSSPRFENDSVTNIQLSLVDEQRAVVILSTEFGQVFTDTLWLSETSNPASLKRIETFLQSYVRKQSPTEILSQKEEDLGMTLYNEVVVRYLTRYCNFSEEDLYQTGLSKLLRYESFKDPDMLALGLSFFENRRHMCKLLDIGMHRDRPTAFIGNELSDIFGTPNPQCAVITTPYYMNRTPLGAFGVLGPINLPYKEIYRTLTLFAEKIKASLTQSFYKFKLSFRRPCPSDPKLSKEPTLLARYSSIKLLPPKETS